The Nitrospinota bacterium genome has a segment encoding these proteins:
- a CDS encoding biopolymer transporter ExbB codes for MTKKYDFGTFIGVLAGVILIVTAILRGGEIDVFLSLSSFFIVAGGTISTAFIAFHYSKIFALVPVIVNAFKPDNHHPLEYINLIITLLKKYRNEGRKGLENHHEFLENRFFEQGIRMIVDDYKVEDINDLISKSINSVKERHTQGQSIIRFMGAQAPIFGMMGTLIGLIQMMQNLSDPSMIGPGLAVALNTTFYGILISNLVFNPIAVKLSTRTDSEIHLIKVIHAGIIGIKRKSHHLLVTEQMNSFLSRDEQQS; via the coding sequence ATGACAAAAAAATATGATTTCGGTACTTTTATAGGGGTTTTGGCGGGAGTTATTTTAATTGTTACCGCCATACTTCGCGGTGGCGAAATTGATGTTTTTTTAAGCTTAAGCTCTTTTTTTATTGTTGCTGGCGGTACTATTTCAACAGCTTTTATTGCATTTCATTATTCAAAGATATTTGCCTTGGTGCCCGTTATTGTAAATGCATTTAAACCTGACAATCATCACCCCCTTGAATATATTAATTTAATTATTACTCTTTTAAAAAAATATAGAAATGAAGGAAGAAAGGGATTAGAAAACCACCACGAATTTTTAGAAAATCGTTTTTTTGAACAAGGAATAAGAATGATAGTAGATGATTATAAAGTTGAAGATATAAACGATTTGATTTCAAAGTCAATAAATTCTGTAAAAGAACGGCATACGCAAGGACAAAGTATTATTCGATTTATGGGTGCACAAGCTCCAATTTTTGGAATGATGGGTACATTAATTGGTTTAATTCAAATGATGCAGAATTTATCAGACCCCAGCATGATTGGCCCTGGACTAGCTGTAGCACTTAATACTACATTTTATGGTATTTTAATATCCAATCTTGTTTTTAATCCAATCGCGGTGAAACTATCAACTCGTACAGATAGCGAAATTCACTTGATTAAAGTTATCCATGCAGGAATTATTGGTATTAAAAGAAAATCGCATCATTTGTTAGTTACAGAACAAATGAATTCTTTCTTATCAAGAGATGAACAACAATCATAA